A window of the Oncorhynchus masou masou isolate Uvic2021 chromosome 13, UVic_Omas_1.1, whole genome shotgun sequence genome harbors these coding sequences:
- the fam131ab gene encoding protein FAM131A isoform X1, translating into MVLTALTQFSCKVNVEDTVEMLPKSRRALTIQEIAALARSSLHGISQAMKDHVTRPTGMAQGRVAHLIEWKGWCKPTDTPAALESDFNNYSDLTEGEQEARFAAGVAEQFAIAEAKLRAWSSVDGDDSNDDSYDEDFIPANEPTTQSTEVPPYLRDLLHSQVCQHLGLRGPCCEGAGRGDRPSPTSTDTICSSLCSLDEQHPLLRDLTHHCGNNYGNAAELAAKILSALQGGEELLLARLQRVEQGVRGGGDFNSLGGGRGRPGGEESPCYSVTYSETYLSPGEDDDTPCKDYEGTVCQGEGDGEVYPPDYATHRKVSDVASSGVVSLDEDEEEEKEEEGREREQGNQCH; encoded by the exons ATGGTTTTGACTGCGTTGACCCAGTTTAGCTGCAAG GTAAATGTTGAAGACACCGTTGAAATGTTACCAAAATCGAGAAGAGCACTTACCATTCAAGAGATTGCGGCATTAGCCAGATCTTCATTACATG GCATTTCCCAGGCGATGAAGGACCATGTGACACGGCCCACAGGCATGGCCCAGGGCAGGGTGGCCCACCTGATAGAGTGGAAGGGCTGGTGTAAGCCCACTGACACCCCCGCAGCTCTGGAGTCTGACTTCAACAACTACTCTGACCTCACCGAGGGAGAACAGGAGGCCCGCTTCGCTGCAG GTGTGGCGGAGCAGTTTGCCATAGCGGAGGCTAAGCTGAGAGCCTGGTCGTCTGTGGATGGAGATGACTCTAATGACGACTCGTATGATGAGGACTTCATTCCCGCCAACGAGCCCACAACACAAAGCAcgg AGGTGCCCCCCTACCTGAGGGACCTTCTTCACAGTCAGGTGTGTCAGCACCTGGGTCTGCGGGGGCCGTGCTGCGAGGGAGCAGGTAGAGGAGACAGGCCCTCACCCACTTCCACAGACACCATCTGCTCCAGCCTCTGCAGCCTGGACGAGCAACACCCCTTACTGCGAGATCTCACCCATCACTGCGGCAACAACTATGGTAACGCCGCCGAGCTGGCTGCCAAGATCCTCTCGGCCCTGCAAGGGGGAGAGGAGCTGCTGTTGGCCCGTCTCCAGAGGGTGGAGCagggggttagagggggaggggacTTCAACAGCCTGGGGGGTGGGAGGGGCCGGCCAGGGGGGGAGGAATCACCCTGCTACTCTGTGACCTACTCCGAGACCTATCTGTCACCCGGGGAGGACGACGATACGCCCTGCAAAGACTACGAGGGCACCGTGTGCCAGGGAGAAGGAGATGGCGAGGTGTACCCACCTGACTATGCCACCCACAGGAAGGTCTCAGACGTAGCCTCCTCCGGGGTGGTGTCTCTGGacgaggatgaagaggaggaaaaggaggaggaggggagggagagagagcagggaaatCAATGTCATTGA
- the fam131ab gene encoding protein FAM131A isoform X2: MLPKSRRALTIQEIAALARSSLHGISQAMKDHVTRPTGMAQGRVAHLIEWKGWCKPTDTPAALESDFNNYSDLTEGEQEARFAAGVAEQFAIAEAKLRAWSSVDGDDSNDDSYDEDFIPANEPTTQSTEVPPYLRDLLHSQVCQHLGLRGPCCEGAGRGDRPSPTSTDTICSSLCSLDEQHPLLRDLTHHCGNNYGNAAELAAKILSALQGGEELLLARLQRVEQGVRGGGDFNSLGGGRGRPGGEESPCYSVTYSETYLSPGEDDDTPCKDYEGTVCQGEGDGEVYPPDYATHRKVSDVASSGVVSLDEDEEEEKEEEGREREQGNQCH, from the exons ATGTTACCAAAATCGAGAAGAGCACTTACCATTCAAGAGATTGCGGCATTAGCCAGATCTTCATTACATG GCATTTCCCAGGCGATGAAGGACCATGTGACACGGCCCACAGGCATGGCCCAGGGCAGGGTGGCCCACCTGATAGAGTGGAAGGGCTGGTGTAAGCCCACTGACACCCCCGCAGCTCTGGAGTCTGACTTCAACAACTACTCTGACCTCACCGAGGGAGAACAGGAGGCCCGCTTCGCTGCAG GTGTGGCGGAGCAGTTTGCCATAGCGGAGGCTAAGCTGAGAGCCTGGTCGTCTGTGGATGGAGATGACTCTAATGACGACTCGTATGATGAGGACTTCATTCCCGCCAACGAGCCCACAACACAAAGCAcgg AGGTGCCCCCCTACCTGAGGGACCTTCTTCACAGTCAGGTGTGTCAGCACCTGGGTCTGCGGGGGCCGTGCTGCGAGGGAGCAGGTAGAGGAGACAGGCCCTCACCCACTTCCACAGACACCATCTGCTCCAGCCTCTGCAGCCTGGACGAGCAACACCCCTTACTGCGAGATCTCACCCATCACTGCGGCAACAACTATGGTAACGCCGCCGAGCTGGCTGCCAAGATCCTCTCGGCCCTGCAAGGGGGAGAGGAGCTGCTGTTGGCCCGTCTCCAGAGGGTGGAGCagggggttagagggggaggggacTTCAACAGCCTGGGGGGTGGGAGGGGCCGGCCAGGGGGGGAGGAATCACCCTGCTACTCTGTGACCTACTCCGAGACCTATCTGTCACCCGGGGAGGACGACGATACGCCCTGCAAAGACTACGAGGGCACCGTGTGCCAGGGAGAAGGAGATGGCGAGGTGTACCCACCTGACTATGCCACCCACAGGAAGGTCTCAGACGTAGCCTCCTCCGGGGTGGTGTCTCTGGacgaggatgaagaggaggaaaaggaggaggaggggagggagagagagcagggaaatCAATGTCATTGA